A region from the Nitrospirota bacterium genome encodes:
- a CDS encoding TIGR01212 family radical SAM protein (This family includes YhcC from E. coli K-12, an uncharacterized radical SAM protein.), whose product MKKRFNANVYKVIVDAGFNCPNRDGRLSNSGCIYCNNNSFKPDYCRPTISISKQIEDGISYMRKRYNASLFLVYFQPFTNTYAPVKKLEHLYREALSRDSVIGLTIGTRPDCIDEEKISLLESLSKDYFILIEYGMQSMYDKSLKFINRGHDYRTFLKAIELTKGRNIFIGAHLIVGLPTETREEMLLMADEISQLPIDFLKIHHLQVIKDTPLEFIYRDSPFHLFEYEEYLDFLIDFIERLSPHIVLERLFSTASDNILIAPQWYKSKQEILNAIVRNLETKDTYQGKKCRLTSLSTRLNKA is encoded by the coding sequence ATGAAAAAACGTTTCAACGCAAACGTTTATAAAGTGATCGTAGATGCAGGATTTAATTGTCCCAACAGAGATGGTAGATTAAGTAATTCTGGTTGTATTTATTGCAATAATAACAGTTTTAAGCCTGATTATTGCAGACCAACAATATCAATCAGCAAACAAATAGAAGATGGCATTTCATATATGCGGAAACGATATAATGCGTCACTATTTCTTGTTTACTTCCAACCTTTTACGAACACATATGCGCCGGTGAAAAAATTAGAGCATCTATACAGAGAAGCCCTATCCAGAGATTCTGTAATCGGGCTCACGATAGGCACAAGGCCAGACTGTATAGATGAGGAAAAGATATCACTTCTTGAATCACTATCGAAAGATTACTTTATACTTATTGAATACGGCATGCAATCAATGTATGACAAATCTCTTAAATTTATAAATCGTGGACATGATTACAGAACTTTCTTAAAGGCTATAGAACTTACAAAAGGCAGGAATATATTCATCGGTGCTCACCTCATCGTCGGTTTACCCACTGAGACCAGAGAAGAAATGCTTTTAATGGCAGATGAGATTTCCCAGCTACCGATAGATTTCTTAAAGATACACCATCTTCAAGTGATTAAGGATACACCGCTTGAGTTCATATACAGAGATAGCCCTTTCCATTTATTTGAATATGAAGAGTACCTAGATTTTCTCATTGATTTTATAGAAAGACTTTCCCCCCATATAGTATTAGAGAGGCTTTTTTCCACAGCGTCTGATAATATTCTTATAGCTCCGCAATGGTATAAAAGCAAACAGGAGATTTTAAACGCTATCGTAAGAAATCTCGAGACCAAAGATACCTATCAAGGTAAGAAATGCAGGTTAACATCACTCTCGACCAGGTTGAATAAAGCGTAA